The genomic region GCGCGATGTGTGGAAGCGCGATTATTTAACTACGAGGCGATGGCAGGCGTCAATCTAGGGCTAGACCTTGTTGGCCTTCAGTTCGGCGAGCGAGTAATGCGTATCGCGCCAGTTGATGCCGTCATTGCGTATCGTCTTGCGCGTCGCGTTCCACATCAGGTAGAGGAACAGCAAAACCGCTACGGGGAAGAGCAGGGCATACCTGCGGCGCACGCCGACTAGCGGCGCGCCGCGCGCGTAGCCGGCCATCACGATCAACACCGAAGCCAGGTTCAGCCACCGCGTCGCGCCATGCGTCACAAACACGCCGACGAAAGGCCAGAGGAACCAGACGAGTTGCAGCAGCGCCCCGCCCGCCACCAGCGCCAGGCTGTATTCAAGCCCCGCGAAGAAATTCTTCTCCGTGCCGGCAATCAGCTCGCGTACCGACGCGTACCATTCGACAGAGATCATGCCGACGCCATGCAACACCTCTTGCCGGTAGCCGCTCTGCTTCAGCACCTTGCCGAGTTTCATGTCGTCATCGGGCCGCATGCGAATTTTTTGATGGCCGCCGATCCGCCGATAGGCTTCCGCCCGCACCAGGTTGAATGCGCCAATGCCAATGAAGCGCGAGCTGCGCGGGTCCGCCGCCTTCCAGGGTTTCGCGAAGAGCGCAAAGAACAGGCCGAAGACACCGAGAAAAGCATTTAACATCACGCCCGGCATATGCCCTTCCGGCCCCAGCGTAATGTGGTCGCGGCGTTCACGCTCGGCATAGCTCACGGCCCGCCTTATCGCCGTCGGATGCATGACGATGTCGGCGTCGGTGAATAGCAGGAAATCGCCTGTCGCCTGCCGCGCCGCAAAGTCGAGCGCGTGATTCTTGCCGAGCCAGCCCGGCGGCAGCTCGCTGATGTGCAGCGGGCGCAGCCGCAGGCCGCTTGCGGCCATGCGGTCGAGGATGCCGCCCGTCCCGTCGGTCGAGCGGTCATCGGCGACAATGACTTCGAGCTGCGGGTAATCTTGATTGAGCACCGACGGCAAGGCTTCTTCAATGTGGCGGGCCTCGTTGCGCGCCGCGATGACGACAGAGACGCGCGGCCACACTGTTTGTTCGAGCGGCGCGATATCTTTCAGCGAGCGGATGCGCCGGTTGCCCTGCCATAGATCAATCGTCATGAGGACGTAAGCCGCGACCGTGACGGCGGCGAGATAGAACAGGAATTTCTCCATCGCTTACCAGTCTAACCGCCGGCAGAACGCGGCGGAAGCGGGGCGCGCTAGGGCCATTCACTTGTAGTTGATGTAGACGGTCTTGG from Blastocatellia bacterium harbors:
- a CDS encoding glycosyltransferase family 2 protein, giving the protein MEKFLFYLAAVTVAAYVLMTIDLWQGNRRIRSLKDIAPLEQTVWPRVSVVIAARNEARHIEEALPSVLNQDYPQLEVIVADDRSTDGTGGILDRMAASGLRLRPLHISELPPGWLGKNHALDFAARQATGDFLLFTDADIVMHPTAIRRAVSYAERERRDHITLGPEGHMPGVMLNAFLGVFGLFFALFAKPWKAADPRSSRFIGIGAFNLVRAEAYRRIGGHQKIRMRPDDDMKLGKVLKQSGYRQEVLHGVGMISVEWYASVRELIAGTEKNFFAGLEYSLALVAGGALLQLVWFLWPFVGVFVTHGATRWLNLASVLIVMAGYARGAPLVGVRRRYALLFPVAVLLFLYLMWNATRKTIRNDGINWRDTHYSLAELKANKV